The DNA sequence AGCTCGCGCTCGAGAATGCGGCCATCAAGGACGTCCTCAGTCGCAAGCTGTAGCGCCGCCCGCGAAGCGGCAGGTGATCGCGATCTTGGTGGAGGAGCACGGGCTGTCCGTGCGGCATGCCTGCCAGGTCGTGTCCCTCTCGCGGGCGGCGTACTACCGACCGCCGCCGGACCGGCTGGACCGCGACGCCGACGTGATCGCGGCGCTCACCGCGCTCGTGACCGAGACGCCGCAGTGGGGCTTCTGGATGTGCTTCGATGCGCTGCGCCTCGCCGGGCATCGCTGGAACTGGAAGCGCGTGTATCGCGTGTACTGCGCGCTGAAGCTCAACCTCAAGCGACGGACGAAACGCCGGATCCCGCCGCGCGAGCGGCAGCCGCTCGACGCGCCCGCGGTCCTCAACGGGATGTGGGCCGTCGACTTCATGAGCGACATGCTCTACAGCGGGACGCGTTTCCGCACGCTGAACGTGCTCGACGAAGGCAATCGGGAGGCCCTCGCGGTCGAGGTGGCGCTGTCGCTGCCGGCCGCGCGGGTGACGCAGGTGCTCGACCAGCTCGTCGCGCTGCACGGGGCGCCGAGCGCGCTCCGCTGTGACAATGGGCCCGAGTTCGTCTCGGTCGAACTCACCACGTGGTGCCGGCGCCATGGCGTGCGGCTGCTGCACATCCAACCGGGCAAGCCCAACCAGAACGCCTACATCGAACGCTTCAACGGGAGCTACCGCAAGGAAGTCCTCGACGCGTACCTTTTCGGCTCCCTTGACGACGTCCGCGCCGAGACCGAACGCTGGCTCACGATCTACAACACGCGGCGGCCGCACGACAGCCTCGGCCGGGTCCCGCCGCTCACCTTCCTGCCGAGGTCACCCGCGCCGCTCCAGTCTAGTTACGAACGGTCTGCCTGACGGGGAAGCTGACGTCCTCACGACGCTCTTCGCTGGACTGGCCGCGAGAAGGCCGCCAGGAGTGCTATTCCACTATACCTCGCAGCTAGGACTGGTCGGCATCCTTGAATCGCGGTCGTTCTGGGCGACGAACATTCGCTTCCTAAACGACTCGACTGAGTTTGCTCTTGCACTCTCGTTGTTGGCTGAGTTGCTGCAGACTAAGTCTGAGAGCACCAGAAACAAGTTCGAGCGGGCACTATTCGGGATGCTTCTGGAAAGTCTCCGAAATGCATCCGAAGCAGATGTATTCGTGACTTTATTTTCCGAGGTCGGAGATCAACTCAGTCAGTGGAGAGCGTACAGTCCGACTGGCTCGGGATACGCAATCGGACTTGCTCCGCGTACACTCCGTCAAGCACACGGTAACTCTGATCGACTTCATCTTCTTCGTTGCCTGTATCAGCCTTCGGAGCACATTGCTGCGCTAGAGCGGCTCATTGGGCTCGCTGAGGACTACATAGACGAACACAAGGTCGCGCAGAGCGACGATCCAGATCGCGTGTATCGAGAGGCATTCAAGCTTTTCGCGATTTGGCTGCCAATGGTTGCAGCAGTCATCAAGCACTCTTCATTCTCAGAGGAGCGCGAGTGGCGCCTAATCGCGCCCGCTACATTTTTTGACGAGCAGTCCGTTCGCGTTCGCCCTGGGATGTCGACCCTAGTTCCGTTCAAGCGTTTTGTTCTTGGCGAGAACGATGTGGCTATCGCAGTTGACGAAATCGTTGTCGGTCCAACACCGCACCCAAGCTTAGCCGTCGAAGCAGTGGCGGCTCTTTGCGAATCGACTGCTCTGCGCAACACTCGTGTCTACTCGTCCAGAATACCATTTCGGGCATGGTAATGCCGACGGACAACAATGTTCGCAGATGCCGATATCCGACGCTTGATTGCTAGGAGCGCGGGTGCGGTGGAGTTTGTGCGAACTTAGCGGTACAGCGCTGCGGCTGCGTTTGAGATTCGGTTGAGGGAATGACGAACTTCATAGAGCAAGTCGTCGGCCGGCATATCCGGATCCTTTTTTGCCATCTCGTAGCCCAACGCGAGCGAGTACTCAGAAAATGCGACCTCATACGACAGCCGCCTGAAGGTCTGCTCTTCGACGCCCCCTTCTCCCAGTGCAGCCGCGAGCACTGGATTGTCCAAGTTGATCAGAATAGCGAGCGCGTTCGGGTCGTACACGGACCGCATTTCATCCGGCCCAAGATTTCGGTAAGCGACCTTGAAGCCTCCGCGGGGCCGAGAGCGTGACCCACCATTGCCGCCACTCGGATCCAGCGCAGAACTGCCGTCTGGATTCGGCGTGCCTGAAGCCGCAACCGTCGGTGCCTTCCTGCCACGCGTGCCGTTCCCAGGTTTCCGTGCCGTGCTCTCTTCAACATCACCTGGCACGGCTATTCCCTCGACCCACTCATCAGTTTCCGAGCCGGCTGCCTGACCATTTCCGAACGCAGATCGTGCGCTTCCGCTCTTGGAGGCTGCCGATCGGATATCGTCTAGTCGCTGCCGCACGTGTTCGAAGTCCGCGTTCAGGATCTCGGCTATCCTATCAGCTTCCTTGGCGAGGCGAAGTGACTGCACGGACTTTCTCGCCTCTCGCTCCCGCTGAACCAGCCGCGCCCTGACCTCGTCGAGCTTGGCGCCAATAAACGAAATAAGCACCGCCGCCACGGGGTGAGCAGTGTTGAGGCTCAGGGATCGTGAGGAGTCGTAAGGCTCAATCAGTGACGAGTGACTTTCGAGCAACGGCGCATCAACAGTTCCGAACAAGTAGTTGCCGAACTCCTTTCGTTCGATTCCAGCTCGCTCGACGGCTACTAGGTTGCCCGGTCCCGCGGTTATCGCGACCCCCTGCTCAGCTTCTGGCAAGGGAGCCTGAGCCACCTTCACAACCAGCTTTATCGATCCCACGGTCTTGGACTGTTCTGCACTCGGGGTGAACTCGAACGTTTCTGCAATGGCCGGCTCACGGTACTCGCAGAGGTGGTCATTGATTGCCACTTGCGGATTGACATTCCGAAACGCTTGGAGGTGTCGCTCGACATACTCAATGATCGTCGGAACCGCGATACGAGCAAGGGCAACGTCGCTGATGGTGATTGTGGTGCCGTTCGCAAGAGTAGTCGCCGCGTTGCGCGTAACCCAATTCAGCGGAATCGCGTCACCAGATGATTGAGAGATCATCTGACGTGTGAGCTCGACGGCGTTCAACAGACCATCACGCCGAGACTCTACACGAAGGCGGGCCGCTATGCCAAAGGCGGCGGACTTACCTGTGCCGAACTTTCCTCGACCGGGACGACCTGCTTTGCGTTCGAGGTTCTCACCGTGCATTCGAAAGAAGTGTGAGAGATCATCAGCGTCCATTCCACGCCCGTTATCGCTGATCTCGATCTCTTTGGCTCGCGGCCTTACGGTCACCTGAATGCGCGGTGAAATCCCACGATCCACATATTGTAGGCCGTTGACCACGTACTCCCAGACCACCGCGGCCTCTGTCTTGAAC is a window from the Pseudogemmatithrix spongiicola genome containing:
- a CDS encoding IS3 family transposase (programmed frameshift), which produces MRRSKFTESQIVAALQEVEGGVPIAEVIRKHGISRATFFTWKSKYGGATVAELKRLRELEAENVKLKRMYAELALENAAIKDVLSRKPVAPPAKRQVIAILVEEHGLSVRHACQVVSLSRAAYYRPPPDRLDRDADVIAALTALVTETPQWGFWMCFDALRLAGHRWNWKRVYRVYCALKLNLKRRTKRRIPPRERQPLDAPAVLNGMWAVDFMSDMLYSGTRFRTLNVLDEGNREALAVEVALSLPAARVTQVLDQLVALHGAPSALRCDNGPEFVSVELTTWCRRHGVRLLHIQPGKPNQNAYIERFNGSYRKEVLDAYLFGSLDDVRAETERWLTIYNTRRPHDSLGRVPPLTFLPRSPAPLQSSYERSA
- a CDS encoding DUF2971 domain-containing protein; its protein translation is MLLESLRNASEADVFVTLFSEVGDQLSQWRAYSPTGSGYAIGLAPRTLRQAHGNSDRLHLLRCLYQPSEHIAALERLIGLAEDYIDEHKVAQSDDPDRVYREAFKLFAIWLPMVAAVIKHSSFSEEREWRLIAPATFFDEQSVRVRPGMSTLVPFKRFVLGENDVAIAVDEIVVGPTPHPSLAVEAVAALCESTALRNTRVYSSRIPFRAW
- a CDS encoding ATP-binding protein, with the translated sequence MAKDASLKVTSDVRRDLLASAAAFKTEAAVVWEYVVNGLQYVDRGISPRIQVTVRPRAKEIEISDNGRGMDADDLSHFFRMHGENLERKAGRPGRGKFGTGKSAAFGIAARLRVESRRDGLLNAVELTRQMISQSSGDAIPLNWVTRNAATTLANGTTITISDVALARIAVPTIIEYVERHLQAFRNVNPQVAINDHLCEYREPAIAETFEFTPSAEQSKTVGSIKLVVKVAQAPLPEAEQGVAITAGPGNLVAVERAGIERKEFGNYLFGTVDAPLLESHSSLIEPYDSSRSLSLNTAHPVAAVLISFIGAKLDEVRARLVQREREARKSVQSLRLAKEADRIAEILNADFEHVRQRLDDIRSAASKSGSARSAFGNGQAAGSETDEWVEGIAVPGDVEESTARKPGNGTRGRKAPTVAASGTPNPDGSSALDPSGGNGGSRSRPRGGFKVAYRNLGPDEMRSVYDPNALAILINLDNPVLAAALGEGGVEEQTFRRLSYEVAFSEYSLALGYEMAKKDPDMPADDLLYEVRHSLNRISNAAAALYR